One Caloramator mitchellensis DNA window includes the following coding sequences:
- a CDS encoding heavy metal translocating P-type ATPase, translated as MIKKIYILDGLGCASCASKMEGKINELEDVENANIDFVNKTLSLELSKDASVESILDEVSRIVKSIEPDVVLSERVEDDLDVKTMEYNKKELIPTLAGLLIFIAAYMFKGLSSSILFIVSYSIIGYDVIFKAIRNIKNREVFDENFLMTIATLGAFSIGEMPEAVSVMLFYKIGEYLQDLAVEKSRRSIKALLNIRPDYANLLVGGKEFKVEPRQVRVDNIIIVKPGERIPLDGVIIEGESTVDTSALTGESIPRDVEVGSEVLSGFINKNGLLKIKVTKNFKDSTVNKILELVENANSKKSRTENFITKFAKIYTPIVVAIAALIVIIPVVFYDGSFQVWLYRGLIFLVVSCPCALVISIPLGFFGGIGAASRRGILIKGSNYLEALKDVSTVVFDKTGTLTKGKFRVNKVISSENWNEAYVLEFAALAESYSNHPIAISILNEFNKEVDKSRVKDYKEISGFGVSAIIDNKKVLVGNAKLMIQNGIKINESSDVGTLVYVAIDDEFAGCLVISDEIKNEAIVAVKTLKEMGIKTIMLTGDSKEISKDVAEKVCIDKFYYGLLPNDKVEKLEELEIENENGKILFVGDGINDAPVIARADVGVAMGALGSDAAIEAADVVLMDDDIRKIITSIEVARRTRKIVYQNIALAIGVKIIVMVIATFGVATMWEAVFADVGVALLAVLNSIRVLKTKP; from the coding sequence TTGATTAAAAAAATATATATTTTGGATGGTCTTGGTTGTGCAAGCTGTGCTTCAAAGATGGAAGGGAAGATAAATGAGCTTGAGGATGTTGAGAACGCTAATATTGATTTTGTAAATAAGACATTAAGTTTAGAACTGTCAAAAGATGCTTCTGTTGAAAGTATATTGGATGAAGTTAGCAGGATTGTCAAATCTATAGAACCAGATGTAGTTTTAAGCGAGAGAGTTGAAGATGATTTGGATGTTAAAACGATGGAATATAATAAAAAGGAGTTAATACCAACTTTAGCTGGATTATTAATTTTTATAGCTGCTTATATGTTTAAGGGTCTTTCAAGTTCAATCCTATTCATTGTTTCTTATTCAATTATTGGATATGATGTAATATTTAAAGCAATAAGAAACATTAAAAACAGAGAGGTTTTTGATGAAAACTTTTTGATGACAATAGCTACTTTAGGGGCTTTTAGTATTGGAGAAATGCCAGAAGCCGTTTCAGTTATGCTGTTTTATAAGATAGGGGAATATTTGCAGGATTTAGCTGTAGAAAAATCAAGGCGTTCTATAAAGGCACTTTTAAATATAAGACCTGACTATGCAAATTTGTTAGTTGGTGGAAAAGAATTTAAGGTAGAGCCAAGGCAGGTTAGGGTAGATAATATTATAATTGTAAAACCTGGAGAAAGAATACCTCTTGATGGCGTTATAATTGAAGGTGAGTCTACAGTAGATACCTCAGCATTGACTGGTGAATCCATTCCGAGAGATGTAGAAGTTGGAAGCGAAGTATTAAGTGGATTCATCAATAAAAATGGGCTTTTAAAAATAAAAGTTACAAAGAATTTTAAAGATTCAACCGTGAATAAAATACTTGAACTTGTTGAGAACGCAAATAGCAAAAAATCTAGAACAGAAAATTTTATTACAAAGTTTGCAAAAATATACACTCCAATTGTAGTTGCTATAGCTGCATTAATAGTAATTATTCCAGTTGTATTTTACGATGGTAGTTTTCAAGTGTGGCTGTATAGAGGATTAATATTTTTAGTAGTATCATGCCCATGTGCTTTAGTTATATCTATTCCATTAGGATTTTTTGGCGGTATTGGTGCTGCTTCGCGTAGAGGAATTCTAATTAAGGGAAGTAATTATCTTGAAGCTTTAAAGGATGTATCAACTGTAGTATTTGATAAAACAGGAACTTTAACGAAAGGGAAATTTAGGGTTAATAAGGTTATAAGTAGTGAAAATTGGAATGAAGCGTATGTATTAGAATTTGCAGCTTTAGCTGAAAGCTATTCCAATCATCCTATAGCAATTTCAATATTAAATGAATTTAATAAAGAGGTTGATAAATCAAGGGTAAAAGATTATAAAGAAATTTCTGGCTTTGGTGTAAGTGCAATAATAGATAATAAGAAGGTTCTAGTTGGAAATGCTAAGCTTATGATACAAAATGGAATAAAAATCAATGAAAGTTCTGATGTTGGAACGTTAGTATATGTGGCAATTGATGATGAATTTGCAGGATGTTTGGTAATAAGCGATGAAATTAAAAATGAAGCAATTGTTGCAGTTAAAACATTAAAAGAAATGGGAATTAAGACTATAATGCTCACAGGTGATTCTAAGGAAATTTCAAAAGATGTTGCAGAAAAGGTATGTATAGATAAATTTTATTATGGTTTATTACCTAATGACAAAGTAGAAAAGTTAGAGGAACTTGAGATTGAAAATGAAAATGGAAAAATACTATTTGTTGGAGATGGAATAAATGATGCGCCTGTTATCGCAAGAGCTGATGTAGGTGTAGCTATGGGAGCATTAGGCTCAGATGCAGCTATTGAAGCAGCAGATGTAGTCTTAATGGATGATGACATTAGAAAAATAATAACTTCAATTGAAGTTGCAAGAAGAACTAGAAAGATAGTTTATCAGAATATAGCTCTTGCAATAGGAGTTAAAATAATCGTTATGGTGATAGCTACCTTTGGAGTTGCAACAATGTGGGAGGCCGTTTTTGCAGATGTTGGAGTGGCACTTTTAGCTGTTTTAAATTCTATAAGAGTATTAAAAACAAAACCTTAA
- a CDS encoding ArsR/SmtB family transcription factor — protein sequence MEFESCSCNVVHEDVVEKVKHLMPQEEILYDLAELFKVLGDTTRIKIICALFESEMCVCDLAAVLNMTQSAISHQLRVLKSARLVKYRKEGKVVYYSLDDEHVKKIFDLGLVHVNEK from the coding sequence ATGGAATTTGAAAGCTGTTCTTGTAATGTAGTCCATGAAGATGTGGTAGAAAAGGTCAAGCATTTGATGCCACAGGAGGAAATTTTATATGATTTAGCAGAATTATTTAAGGTTCTTGGAGATACTACAAGGATTAAAATAATATGTGCGCTTTTTGAATCTGAAATGTGCGTTTGTGATTTAGCAGCAGTATTGAACATGACGCAATCAGCAATTTCTCATCAATTAAGAGTTTTAAAAAGTGCAAGGTTGGTTAAATATAGAAAGGAAGGAAAAGTTGTTTATTATTCCCTAGATGATGAACACGTTAAAAAGATATTTGATTTAGGTCTTGTTCATGTTAATGAGAAGTAG
- the tsaE gene encoding tRNA (adenosine(37)-N6)-threonylcarbamoyltransferase complex ATPase subunit type 1 TsaE, translating to MKIITNSPEETMDIGFKIGKTLARGDIINLNGDLGAGKTHLVKGIARGLNIYDDITSPTFTIVNEYMGDIPLYHFDVYRIDDLFELYEIGFEEYIYGNGVSIIEWGNSIKDILPKDVIDIEMKVVGEERREIEIINFNRELI from the coding sequence ATGAAGATTATTACAAATTCGCCAGAAGAAACAATGGATATTGGATTTAAAATAGGGAAGACATTAGCGAGAGGTGATATAATAAACTTAAATGGGGACTTAGGAGCAGGAAAAACCCATCTTGTAAAGGGTATCGCTAGGGGGTTGAATATATATGATGATATCACAAGTCCTACTTTTACGATAGTAAATGAGTATATGGGAGACATACCTTTATATCACTTTGATGTTTACAGGATAGATGATTTATTTGAATTATACGAGATAGGATTTGAAGAATATATATACGGGAACGGGGTTTCTATCATCGAATGGGGGAATTCAATTAAGGATATCCTGCCTAAAGATGTGATAGATATAGAAATGAAGGTTGTGGGTGAAGAAAGAAGAGAAATTGAGATAATAAATTTTAACAGGGAGTTGATTTAA
- the rimI gene encoding ribosomal protein S18-alanine N-acetyltransferase → MNDFVIKDMHLGNIDDVVKIEYLSFNTPWTYEAFISELTRNKVAKYRVLLKNERVIGYYGLWLLYGEGHITNIAIHPEFRGIGLGKMLLDDILSVSRENKMHALTLEVRVSNHIAIKLYKKYGFIEVARRKGYYSDTGEDAIIMWKYDI, encoded by the coding sequence TTGAATGATTTTGTTATTAAGGATATGCACCTTGGGAACATAGATGATGTCGTCAAAATAGAATATCTAAGCTTTAATACCCCATGGACTTATGAGGCATTTATATCCGAACTAACTCGTAATAAGGTTGCAAAATACAGAGTTCTTTTAAAGAATGAAAGAGTTATTGGATATTATGGACTCTGGCTTTTATATGGTGAGGGGCATATAACAAATATAGCAATTCATCCTGAATTCAGGGGAATTGGACTTGGTAAAATGCTGCTTGACGATATATTGTCGGTTTCAAGAGAAAACAAAATGCACGCATTAACGTTAGAGGTCAGGGTCAGCAATCATATTGCTATCAAACTTTATAAAAAGTATGGCTTTATTGAGGTTGCTAGAAGAAAAGGATATTACTCAGATACCGGAGAAGATGCTATTATTATGTGGAAGTATGATATCTAA
- the tsaB gene encoding tRNA (adenosine(37)-N6)-threonylcarbamoyltransferase complex dimerization subunit type 1 TsaB — protein MRVLAIESSSTVASVAVVTDEKVEGEVYINNKLQHSVLLFPIIENLFKTLGIKVDDLDAVAVSGGPGSFTGLRIGVSAAKGIAQGRDLKFIGVSSLDALAFMQNSFDGVIVPMMDALRENVYTAIYKFENDELIKLHDYDALHIDELVEKLIEYDKVLFCGDAIKLHAEKLKNILKNIYLSKNISTYPRAAAIGEIALKRLKDGISDNINTYSPIYIRKSQAEREYEKRVGIIE, from the coding sequence ATGAGGGTTTTGGCTATTGAATCGTCCTCAACTGTAGCTTCGGTTGCTGTTGTTACAGATGAAAAGGTTGAAGGTGAAGTTTACATAAACAATAAATTGCAGCACTCTGTTCTGCTTTTCCCAATAATAGAAAATCTATTTAAAACTTTGGGGATTAAGGTTGATGATTTGGATGCTGTTGCAGTATCAGGAGGGCCGGGGTCATTTACAGGACTTAGGATAGGCGTTTCGGCTGCAAAGGGAATTGCTCAGGGCAGAGATTTAAAATTTATTGGAGTATCAAGCCTTGATGCCTTGGCTTTTATGCAGAACAGTTTTGATGGGGTGATAGTTCCAATGATGGATGCTTTGAGGGAAAATGTTTATACTGCAATTTATAAATTTGAGAATGATGAATTAATAAAATTACATGATTATGATGCGCTTCATATAGATGAATTGGTAGAAAAGCTTATAGAATATGACAAAGTATTATTCTGTGGCGATGCTATTAAATTGCATGCAGAAAAACTGAAGAATATTTTAAAAAACATTTATTTATCGAAAAATATTTCAACATATCCAAGGGCAGCAGCTATTGGAGAAATTGCACTGAAAAGGTTAAAGGATGGTATATCTGATAATATAAATACATACAGTCCTATTTATATTAGAAAGTCCCAGGCTGAAAGGGAATATGAAAAGAGGGTGGGGATAATTGAATGA